AGGATCCATAAAAGGTCCAGTTCCTCTGATAGACTCGATCAAGATGAGTCCAGTGATGATGGGGATAATGCCCCTAATATTGTGGAACAGAAGACCAAGGATATTAAGTTAGTGAAGCCGCTAAAGAGGCCAAGATTGAGCAATTGCTGCTCACCCACAACACCCATGGCTAATAGGTTACAGACAATGGCGGTTGCTTGGCATATTTCCTCATTTGTGCTGTTTAGCATTTTCTCCCTGTTGATTATTTCCAATCCATTCACATGGATAGTTGTAATTCCTTATCTcatttatttcttcaatgacAGGTCTCCAGCTAATGGGGATGTAGTCTACCGATACTCACCTTGGGTACGTTCTTTAAAGATTTGGAAATACTATTGTGATTATTTCCCTATTGAACTGGTTAAGACGGTTGATTTGGAACCTACGTTTACACCATgtaatgaagaagaggagaaggaaaacaaaaagcttcaagaatattataCTTTACGTCTCTGGCCATCAGACTACGAGATAAGattgttcaagaagaacacCGTGTATTCGCACGGCTATAAGCGCACGGGGCCAAAGTATATCTTCGGATATCATCCACATGGTATTGGTGCTTTAGGATCGTTTGGTGCTTTTGCAACAGAAGGACGTGGCTGGTCTAATAAATTTCCGGGCATTCCGGTATCTCTATTGACTTTAGTTACACAATTCCATATTCCTTTCTATCGTGATTATCTGCTTTCGGTTGGGATATCATCAGTTTCCAGGAAGAATGCTTTGAAAGTTCTTGATAATAACCAATCGATATgtattgttgttggtgGGGCTAGAGAATCTTTAATAAGCATTCCTGGTACATCTGGATTAATTCTAAATAAAAGGAAGGGGTTTATTAAGTTAGCTATTCAAGCCGGTAATGTTAGTCTTGTCCCAGTGTATACTTTTGGCGAAAATGACtgttataatatattagcTACAGATGAGACATCCATCATTAGGAAATTACAGCTCTGGGTTAAGGAAAATTTTGGATTTACTATACCAATTTTCTACGCAAGAGGATTATTCAACTATGATTTTGGGCTATTGCCATTCAGAGCACCTTTACATGTGGTTGTTGGTAGGCCCATACATGTCAAAGAACAGCAAGAAAATCCTGAACAAAGCCTTGTTGACCACTACCATGAACTGTATGTGGAAGaattaaaaagaatatatttaGAAAACAGAGACAGGTATGGCTATGGTGCAGCAGACTTTGAAATATTGGGATAAGCAGTAGGTTTGCTAGTAAcgaaaaatgcaaaaagTTCTatttaataatacaaactgtttcttgttgaagaaacatAACGACATATAGACTAAACTATTTAGAAACATTTATTTTGCCTTAAAATTAATCATATGGCTTGGACTGCTTGGATAGTAAAAACAACTACCAGGCAAATCTCAATTGCGATGCAGTAAATACAGGAGGTTTCCATAGTAACTTCTCTGCATCGATATGTCTTCTCTTTTTGGTTTTTAACTGGTTGTACCTTTCTAATATATCGtcatttaaaaatataatatgcTGTCCCTTGTAGTATCGTAGAATGTTTAATGTTTTTAAAGTGTGAAGGATATCAGTTGTTGTCATTGATGTCATTGAACTTATTTCATCAATGGTAACTTCTTTTCCATGCTCCACTAGAAGTGTGATTAAAACGTCCGACCAATAAGCTCTATAAGATAGCAAACCCAAATCCGACAATGGCTTTTCCGGCGAACCTACTTTTCCTTCCTTTTTGGATAGTTCATAAGAAAATTCGATTAATAATCTACCATAACCCATACGCTGATATTGTGGTAATGTTAGGATACATGCAACATTATAACCATCAGCAGATTCCTTTTCCTTAGAAAAGTAGCCAACAAAATGATGGCCCATCTCATCTCTTCTAGTCatacaataaaataaaaatggatCAACATCGTAATATAACGTCTTATGGTCTAAAAAGAGTTTAGATAACAAACACAGATTTCTACACCACGTTCTCTGCTTTCGACCATCTATCTCAAAGAATGAAACATAATCGTCTCTGTAAATTTCATTTCCAGGTGGATGCCGTAGTGTACACTTCTTTCTATAACGTTCGTATTGTTTTCTGGAACCAAAGTATTGCAGCGTGAAGTCATCGATGTATACCACATCAAGATCTGTGAGCTCAATTGGATATGGAGAAAAATACCAAGGCTCGATTTCAAATTTCCCCATAATGATCTTGGACAAATTTCTAACGTGAGCCACTTCATGTGGATTTTGAATCATGGAACCGGAAGTCCTTAACTTTTTGATCTCATCTTCCCTAGATATCTCTTCGTCTTTCAGACCTCGCACATTTAAGTTATCCAGATCCATAACATCACTACCTTCACCCATCTCTGAGCTCTTCGCATCAGACTCCACCACTGCAGCTTTCTGTGgaaacttcttctttttcttttgcttcttgTTCGTGTCCTCTTCCAACTGTCTCTTGGGTCTCGGAAATATAACTTCCTTATCCAGGTTTATACGATCCCCAGTAACCCATTCATCCAAACGCTTGTTGAAATTGACATAGTGCACATAGAATTTCGATGGGCTCACGCGCGCGTTTATCGACAGTATCTCAGCCAGCCGCTCCTCCTCATCCTTACGCACCCAGCACTGACACTTAATCAGTACTTCCTCAGTGCTCTCAATCTTCTTAGGAATACCAGCTTCCTCTTCAACTTCTGCACCAGCCATTACAAATATCTAGAGACGTGACAAAAAAAACCCTTCAAATCAACATCCAATAGCCCAAAGTTCTCGCGGAAAAAAGAACACCCAACAATCCAATACCGCCCAGTTCCGCACAAAAGCAATCACAAGGCCTCTGATAAACCTTCCTGGCCTTTTTAGCCTCTGAAAGCATGAATAAATTCACCTGTTTATAACGTCGCCAGGCTCAAActctgaaaaatttcaggCGTTACGCCCACAAACATCAAAATCGCAGAGCACGactaaatgaaaatttgtTCATCGAGCataagctcatcgcatcagctcatcgcataaaAGCACTTAGTCAAAGTCAAACTGGGTAGTAAACTTTGGAGTTGTGGACTTTAGCAGCTGATAAGCGGTTCTGTAGTTGACGGTGAAATTGGAATTGTAACAGGGTCCCTTTTAATCTGTTTGCTAGGGTGTAATATGACTGCTGAGAAGAGAAGTGCCGAGGTTGCTGATGATGAAGTGTTGAAGCGTGTGAAGTTGGAAGTCACCGGGGATATCAAGGAGCGGGATGCTGGTATTACTTTGTACTTGTCTGATTTGCCTGGTTTTACTGGTCAGATCAAGCAAAGGTACACTGATTTCTTGGTGAATGAGATCACGATGGAGGGTGAAGTTGTGCATTTGGTCGACAAGGGATTCAAAGTACCAAAGAGGAACGCCGAGCCCAAGATGAGTGACGAGGAGAGGAAAGCTCAGAAACAGGCGGAGTATGCCAAGCGTGAGGCCTTCGAAGTTGAAGAGGAGTTGAAAGCTAGTCTGATTGACATTTTTGGAGAGGAGGATTTTAACAAGATAGTTGATGTATACAAGAATGCACAAAAGATGGAATCTCAGAAATCATTTGACGATAAAGCTACAAGGACAAAGATTCATCAATTGATCCGCCAAGCTTTCAACAACGAGTTGGAGTCTGTCACCACTGCTGAAAACACTTTTAAGATAGCCAGAAACAATAGAAACTCGAGAGTCAACAAGCAAACGCTGGTCGAATCTACCAAGGACGAGAATGGTGTAGAAAACTATGGTTATGGTCCAGCAAAGGAGTTTATTCACTTCACTCTTCACAAGGAGAATAAAGATACCATGGAAGCTGTGAATGTCCTGACAAAATTGATGAGAGTGCCAAACAAGCTGGTCAGATATGCCGGTACAAAGGACAGAAGAGCTGTTACTTGTCAAAGACTGTCCATTTCTGGTGTCAACTTGGAAAGACTAAATGCATTGAATAGAACTTTGAAAGGGATGATTATCGGTGGTTACAAATACTCTGATGTTTCCATGAATTTAGGTGAACTAAATGGTAATGAATTCCACATTGTCATCCGTGATGCCAAGGTCGATCCTGCTTGTGGTAAATCATTAAAGGAAGTTCTAGAGGCAGGTTCTAAATCTTTGGTGGATAACGGTTTTGTCAACTATTATGGTTTACAGCGATTTGGTACTTTCAGTATATCAACCCACACAATTGGTAAAGAACTTCTTCTAGGAAATTGGAGAGCCGCCATagaaatgatattatctGATCAAGAGAACATATTGCCAGCATCTAAGGAAGCCAGACAACTTTGGGCACAGAACAGAGATCCTTATGAggcaatgaaaaaaatgccCAAGCAATGTATTGCTGAAAATGCCATCTTGCATACTCTTTCCAACCatagaaaagaagagagTGGAGATTTTGGTACCGGTGCTTACCATGATGCTATTATGAAGATTCCAAGAAACTTGAGAACCATGTATGTTCATGCTTATCAAAGTTATGTGTGGAACAAAGTAGCAAGTAAAAGAATTGAACTTTTTGGTACCGATATCAGAGTAGGAGACTTGGTAATCATTGAAAAGGATGAAGATAAACAAACTGACAAGGCAGACGGTTCTACAAGCgatgatgattttgatgaagatCTCCGTTCTGCTGATTTTATTAGAGCAAAGGCATTgacagaagaagaggtcAAAAGTGGCAAGTATACCATTGAAGACGTGGTTCTTCCAACTCCAGGTTTTGATATTCTATATCCATCATCTGATGAATTGAAACAACTATATGTCGATATCATGGGAGCAGATGGTATGGATCCTTTTGACATGAGACGTAAAGTTAGAGATTTCTCCCTTGCTGGATCATATAGAAATATTATTCAGAAACctaaaaattttgaatataaaaTTATTCAGTATGAAGATCCTGTTCAGCAAATTGTCAACACTGACCTTGAGATCCTAAATAATCAAAGGGCTAAGGAAAACCATCAGAAATACATGAAGGCAAAGCTAGAAAGATATGTTCCAGACAAGCCGGGCAGTAGGACTGCTGttgttttgaaatttcaacTTGGAACATCTGCTTATGCTACTATGGCTTTGAGAGAGCTAATGAAACTTGAGACTTCAAGACGTGGTGACATGTGCGCTGttacttcttcaacatGAGTTGGTCGATTAATGGTGATATTTATGTTTATAAAAGGCATTGCATTATTATTCCTAGCATTATTCATTTATATTCCAAGTTCATACAGAGATTGTTATGGCATCGGTAAATTactttattattgttgttttcgCATTTCACTCCAATTGGCGCAATAACGTTATTTGTGTCATCACTGAATTCTTGTGAgtgtaaaatatataaaagcAATGAAAAGAATGCTATAACATTTAGCATAGTGTTGTTCTGTGTTATTTgtcattgaatttattgttGACAGACTTATAGTAGTCAAAGAACAATAAAACCATATAACAAAACATAATCcttaattaaaaataacaattacATCTATCAAATAGTACCCTGAAATGGATTTGAGTAACCACTGGGCTAGAAACTTCTCAGGCAAATTACACAATATCCATAACGGTCCGACATTGTCATCTATTTTTGGTCTGGATGCTAACTATAAGCAAGATGTTAATATTTCCAATGTTCATGTAGCTGAAGTTAAGCCGTTTAGTATTCGCAGATTAGCGAAAACTTTAATTCTAGGTTCCCCCATTGAATCGGTTGCTTTAAATAAAGATAACACTGGcaaaataaagaagagaGGTGCTATTGTTCTAAGTAGTTACGGAAGTTGCGCTGATTTGAAACGTCCCAAAATAAATTCGGCGGATAAAATCTGCAGAAGTAGAACTGATGATAACTTACAGAAAGCACTTCTTGGTCTAATACAAGATATGTCCTCAGAGGATGCGATAGAACTCTGTCGAAATGTGtctctttttcaaaaatgtaATAAGTTTGGCAATTCCAGTATTCTTTCATTAGGGTCCGATACCAAAGATATAACTGATATTGTCTTTGATAATATCCCTGCAAATATTGGACTCGAAAGCATAGTATACCAATTACAAGGAGGTCCGATTGCTAAAATACAGGCAGTTCCACATGAGTCAAATGTAgatcaattaaaaaaacttCATGTTAAATTTACTACTTCAAAGGCTGCAAGTGACTTCATGAAACTTGGTACAAGAAATATGTTTAAAGTTAATGGTGTCTATTTGCGACCTAAATGGGTACAATTCTGTGAAACTAAAACTGATAAATGGTATCAAGACCTcataaaacaaaatactTCAAAAAACGTTTGCAGATGTATTATTTTAAAGAGGTATCCcacaaagaataatatgAGATATATTCAATCTACTAAGCAGCCTCCTTTAGAAAACATAGACGTTAATGCAATAAGAAGGGATTTCGAAAATTACGGTAACATACTTGATATAACACCAGTTATATCAAGAAAACTATGTATATCAATTGTTTACTATGATATTTTCAGTGCTATGAAGGCAATGATGTCTTATGAAGATAACACTTCGTTTCTACATGAAAATTACTACGGTAAATGGGCCATTTGGTATGGAAAGGATATATCAGATCGACCGGTAATCCCAGTTTGattattctttcttctgtATTGTTTACAATGAGGATTTGTACTACACTGCAGCAGAGTGTCCCCAAGAAGTTCTAAATGTATTACATAAAAAACCACTACtctataatataataaaaactgCTTATCGAAAATTCAATAATTCCTTAGTTTCAATTctgtttcaattttataGTCCTGTATTACTTCCTATAGTCCTTATTGGTTGTTATATTTATCCAGTACTACAAGAAATCCTCCAACGAGATGTAATGATCCTGTTACAAAAACATCAACTTCATCTATATCATAATCTTCgattatatttattgcACTTTCTATATTGGCACAAATGTTTGATTTAGTTTCACTTGACAAGTCTTTCCATACACTTGCTAGCTCCTTTTGGACTTCCAATTTATCGACTTGTTCTTGTGAGACATTTATAGATACAAGGTCAGCATTGTAGGAGCCTGTTTTCCATGTAACATTAGTGGTAAATAAGGCTTCACTGAAATTTAGCCTATTATTAGTTACACTATGTAGGACTTTCAATAATAATGCAGCATCTCTAGTTTGCTGATTGAATAaaagtatttttttgttattgttggAAGCGACTTCTTGGGCAAACCAACGAGAAGCGGCTTCGATACTTTCTTTGGTGTGAGCACCGTCGATGTACCAATTTATCTTCCCAGTCTTGATATATTGACAACGACCTTCCCATATGGTTTTCTTTAAGCCAGTAATAAATTTTTCCGGTAGAATAGAATCTGAGTTGATTGGTGTATCTTCCTTTATAATGGATAATGAATTCAGTGCTTGTGAAGCCAATACTACTGCCAATGAAGCATTCGTTTTCTGAAAATCGCCAGCAATCCCAAGTTTGATATTGTCTAATTGTTTAAATGTTGGGACCTCGGTCAATGATGTTTCCCTTTCCTTGGCTCTTTCTTGTAGAACTTTAAGTCCCGCTGGTTCTTGGCCCATAATTGTGTATGCAGGGGCATcctttttgaatattccACCTTTATTCCATGCAATTTCTTCTATTGTATCGCCTAGCATGAATGTATGATCAATACCCAACAAGGAAACACCACATGTGACCGgtttttcaattatatttgtGCTATCAAGTTCACCTCCAACGCCGACTTCATACACACAGCAACTACACTCTTCTTTCATGAAAGCATGGAAGGATAACAATgtaagaaatttgaaatagcCAGGCTTACTACCTGGGACCATATGTGGAAACTCATTTAGAGGTGAAGTGGTCTTATCAAGCTTATCCCACACTTGAAAGAAGTATTCAGTGAACTTGGACTCTGAGATTGGTTCGCCATTAATCCTGATCCTCTCCCTGACAGACCTCAGATGAGGTGAAGTGTAAAGACCAATCTTGGTCAGTTTGTCCTGGTActgttgaagaattgaGCTCGTAAATGCAGCAGTTGAGCCTTTCCCCTTCGTTCCCGTAATGTGCACAATGttcaatttattgaaatcaGATACTTTGTAGCCCAGGCGTCGACTCCACTCGTACATCTCTAATATACTCATCCGATTCTTACGGTCTCCAGACTGGCGGACTGCCATGATATTGGCATAATTGGACTGTAATGAGTTTAATGCAGTCAATGCATCCTGGTACGTTCTCTTAGAAGCCATCCTCAGCGTAGGTGTAATCAGCATGAAGCAGACTTTGGTAAATTATCAAGCAAATGTACCAGTACAAATTTCAGACACCTAGTATATAATGCTGCCTTTTATATAATTCTCGAAGTGACTGGTTGACTTATAACTAGGTGAAAGCTGTGTGTGTCATTTGATTCAAGAGAGCTCATCGAGTAAACTGTGTAAAAATAGTGAGTGACGAATATGATGCCTCCTATGGCTCACTATGACTATTAATAGTTGGCCATACATAGCATAGATGGTTCAGAATTTTCTTATTAGAATAACTTCTATACTACATATGTTCTAATATCTTGGTCTAGCTTACACAGCTATCGAAATTGCATTCAAACAGCAAGTTTCACTTGGATGGGAGATGCACTGTTTTTGGCAATTCGGACCGAAAGGTTAGAAAAGTTATATGATTACTGTTTATTAAATAAAGTAGCAATGCTAATGTGGAGAGAAAACGTATGGTATCTAATGCACATGTTACTTTTATTAGTAAATGTAAACTCCCTTCATTACTTTGCTTCTATAACTATGGAATGTTGTGGTGAACAACGACATCAGATTGTAATGATTCAGTTTGGTACATCGAAGACAGCTTGCAGCCAGCAACGGTACATCTTCAACTGTCTCTTTCTGTTGACCAATAATCTTCTATCTGTTCCGATCTTGTTCTCTTTGAAATACTTCTTTGTGAAGATGTCTCTTAGTTCTTCTTCGGTGAAGAAGTAAACTCTCGTACCGTCACCTCTTACATAGAAGTTATCATCCAATAATCTGTTCTTCTTAAATCTCACTTGAACTTGGTCGTAACGGCCATAGTCTCTGAACAAGATCTTACCACCTGGTTTTAATATGTTATGCAAGTTGTCCATAGCATGGTCCCATTGTGATGGGGATAATGCACTAAAGACAAAGATCATCACAGCAATGTCCACTGAATGTGGTTCAACACCGTCGGGCAATTGACCATCTGGGTTGGCTAAATCCCAAACAGTGGCATGGCCATACTTAGGATTGAAGTTCTCAGACTCCTTGACCAACTCAACAGCCCTTGGTGCAAAATCGGCAGCGATAATTCTCAAGTTTTCATTCTCATTTTCATTCAAGATAGGGAAGAAAGTGTTACCTGCACCGCAACCAATTTCGAAGATGGTAACTGGGCCTGCGTCTTTCTTTGTAGATTGGTATAAAATTGGAAATTCAATTTGTAACCATTTTCTATCCTTGAAGAAGTTCTCTTTGTTATTCTTGTAAAAAATGTCCCAGTATCTTGATGGGTTACTG
The Nakaseomyces glabratus chromosome J, complete sequence genome window above contains:
- the SSP2 gene encoding Ssp2p (CAGL0J03740g~Ortholog(s) have role in ascospore wall assembly, positive regulation of protein autophosphorylation and ascospore wall, nucleus, prospore membrane localization); its protein translation is MDLSNHWARNFSGKLHNIHNGPTLSSIFGLDANYKQDVNISNVHVAEVKPFSIRRLAKTLILGSPIESVALNKDNTGKIKKRGAIVLSSYGSCADLKRPKINSADKICRSRTDDNLQKALLGLIQDMSSEDAIELCRNVSLFQKCNKFGNSSILSLGSDTKDITDIVFDNIPANIGLESIVYQLQGGPIAKIQAVPHESNVDQLKKLHVKFTTSKAASDFMKLGTRNMFKVNGVYLRPKWVQFCETKTDKWYQDLIKQNTSKNVCRCIILKRYPTKNNMRYIQSTKQPPLENIDVNAIRRDFENYGNILDITPVISRKLCISIVYYDIFSAMKAMMSYEDNTSFLHENYYGKWAIWYGKDISDRPVIPV
- the MET7 gene encoding tetrahydrofolate synthase (CAGL0J03762g~Ortholog(s) have tetrahydrofolylpolyglutamate synthase activity, role in one-carbon metabolic process, regulation of DNA methylation and cytosol, endoplasmic reticulum, mitochondrion, nucleus localization); translation: MLITPTLRMASKRTYQDALTALNSLQSNYANIMAVRQSGDRKNRMSILEMYEWSRRLGYKVSDFNKLNIVHITGTKGKGSTAAFTSSILQQYQDKLTKIGLYTSPHLRSVRERIRINGEPISESKFTEYFFQVWDKLDKTTSPLNEFPHMVPGSKPGYFKFLTLLSFHAFMKEECSCCVYEVGVGGELDSTNIIEKPVTCGVSLLGIDHTFMLGDTIEEIAWNKGGIFKKDAPAYTIMGQEPAGLKVLQERAKERETSLTEVPTFKQLDNIKLGIAGDFQKTNASLAVVLASQALNSLSIIKEDTPINSDSILPEKFITGLKKTIWEGRCQYIKTGKINWYIDGAHTKESIEAASRWFAQEVASNNNKKILLFNQQTRDAALLLKVLHSVTNNRLNFSEALFTTNVTWKTGSYNADLVSINVSQEQVDKLEVQKELASVWKDLSSETKSNICANIESAINIIEDYDIDEVDVFVTGSLHLVGGFLVVLDKYNNQ
- the DGA1 gene encoding diacylglycerol O-acyltransferase (CAGL0J03674g~Ortholog(s) have diacylglycerol O-acyltransferase activity and role in cellular triglyceride homeostasis, ceramide metabolic process, lipid droplet formation, triglyceride biosynthetic process) yields the protein MFGNAFHLRNRIHKRSSSSDRLDQDESSDDGDNAPNIVEQKTKDIKLVKPLKRPRLSNCCSPTTPMANRLQTMAVAWHISSFVLFSIFSLLIISNPFTWIVVIPYLIYFFNDRSPANGDVVYRYSPWVRSLKIWKYYCDYFPIELVKTVDLEPTFTPCNEEEEKENKKLQEYYTLRLWPSDYEIRLFKKNTVYSHGYKRTGPKYIFGYHPHGIGALGSFGAFATEGRGWSNKFPGIPVSLLTLVTQFHIPFYRDYLLSVGISSVSRKNALKVLDNNQSICIVVGGARESLISIPGTSGLILNKRKGFIKLAIQAGNVSLVPVYTFGENDCYNILATDETSIIRKLQLWVKENFGFTIPIFYARGLFNYDFGLLPFRAPLHVVVGRPIHVKEQQENPEQSLVDHYHELYVEELKRIYLENRDRYGYGAADFEILG
- the PUS7 gene encoding pseudouridine synthase PUS7 (CAGL0J03718g~Ortholog(s) have pseudouridine synthase activity, role in enzyme-directed rRNA pseudouridine synthesis, mRNA pseudouridine synthesis, snRNA pseudouridine synthesis, tRNA pseudouridine synthesis and cytoplasm, nucleus localization), which produces MTAEKRSAEVADDEVLKRVKLEVTGDIKERDAGITLYLSDLPGFTGQIKQRYTDFLVNEITMEGEVVHLVDKGFKVPKRNAEPKMSDEERKAQKQAEYAKREAFEVEEELKASLIDIFGEEDFNKIVDVYKNAQKMESQKSFDDKATRTKIHQLIRQAFNNELESVTTAENTFKIARNNRNSRVNKQTLVESTKDENGVENYGYGPAKEFIHFTLHKENKDTMEAVNVLTKLMRVPNKLVRYAGTKDRRAVTCQRLSISGVNLERLNALNRTLKGMIIGGYKYSDVSMNLGELNGNEFHIVIRDAKVDPACGKSLKEVLEAGSKSLVDNGFVNYYGLQRFGTFSISTHTIGKELLLGNWRAAIEMILSDQENILPASKEARQLWAQNRDPYEAMKKMPKQCIAENAILHTLSNHRKEESGDFGTGAYHDAIMKIPRNLRTMYVHAYQSYVWNKVASKRIELFGTDIRVGDLVIIEKDEDKQTDKADGSTSDDDFDEDLRSADFIRAKALTEEEVKSGKYTIEDVVLPTPGFDILYPSSDELKQLYVDIMGADGMDPFDMRRKVRDFSLAGSYRNIIQKPKNFEYKIIQYEDPVQQIVNTDLEILNNQRAKENHQKYMKAKLERYVPDKPGSRTAVVLKFQLGTSAYATMALRELMKLETSRRGDMCAVTSST
- the ESA1 gene encoding NuA4 histone acetyltransferase complex catalytic subunit ESA1 (CAGL0J03696g~Ortholog(s) have H4 histone acetyltransferase activity, histone acetyltransferase activity (H3-K4 specific) activity), with protein sequence MAGAEVEEEAGIPKKIESTEEVLIKCQCWVRKDEEERLAEILSINARVSPSKFYVHYVNFNKRLDEWVTGDRINLDKEVIFPRPKRQLEEDTNKKQKKKKKFPQKAAVVESDAKSSEMGEGSDVMDLDNLNVRGLKDEEISREDEIKKLRTSGSMIQNPHEVAHVRNLSKIIMGKFEIEPWYFSPYPIELTDLDVVYIDDFTLQYFGSRKQYERYRKKCTLRHPPGNEIYRDDYVSFFEIDGRKQRTWCRNLCLLSKLFLDHKTLYYDVDPFLFYCMTRRDEMGHHFVGYFSKEKESADGYNVACILTLPQYQRMGYGRLLIEFSYELSKKEGKVGSPEKPLSDLGLLSYRAYWSDVLITLLVEHGKEVTIDEISSMTSMTTTDILHTLKTLNILRYYKGQHIIFLNDDILERYNQLKTKKRRHIDAEKLLWKPPVFTASQLRFAW